Proteins from a genomic interval of Gossypium hirsutum isolate 1008001.06 chromosome A09, Gossypium_hirsutum_v2.1, whole genome shotgun sequence:
- the LOC107888438 gene encoding CASP-like protein 1F3 has translation MASPEVGRDKSPFMLQPKSLPSPVSKSSKTSSFNAQIILRVFAAAFTLAAICIMTTSSQSFPLLGFTIKAHYSDSSAMRFLLVTDATVCAFSVLSVLFVYRLSRSGSDLKYCFYLFLHDMVIMGLATSGCSAATAVGYIGRYGEEKMGWMAMCNHVRKFCNQMTISMVLSYLAFCSYFALSVMSGNKVMYQYESP, from the exons ATGGCATCACCTGAGGTTGGCAGAGATAAATCTCCATTTATGCTTCAACCCAAATCTCTGCCTTCTCCGGTCTCAAAATCCTCAAAAACAAGCTCCTTTAATGCTCAAATAATCCTCAGGGTTTTCGCTGCTGCTTTCACATTGGCTGCCATCTGTATTATGACCACAAGCTCCCAATCCTTCCCTCTACTCGGCTTCACTATTAAAGCTCACTATAGCGACTCATCTGCTATGAG GTTTTTACTTGTGACAGACGCTACTGTATGCGCCTTCTCTGTACTTTCGGTGCTCTTTGTTTACCGTTTGAGCCGCTCAGGATCAGATCTGAAGTATTGCTTCTATCTTTTTCTTCATGACATG GTGATTATGGGGCTGGCGACATCAGGATGCTCGGCGGCGACGGCGGTGGGATATATCGGGAGATATGGAGAAGAAAAGATGGGGTGGATGGCTATGTGTAACCATGTGAGGAAGTTTTGTAATCAAATGACGATATCCATGGTGTTATCTTACTTGGCCTTTTGTTCCTACTTTGCTCTTTCTGTTATGTCCGGCAACAAAGTCATGTATCAGTATGAATCACCGTGA